The Pleuronectes platessa chromosome 11, fPlePla1.1, whole genome shotgun sequence genome includes a window with the following:
- the LOC128450354 gene encoding hypoxia-inducible factor 1-alpha-like — MTLLQSQCTNIHQHLQQKLLRGIEKLDIQLNRDLKALDGFLIVLSEDGDIIYLSENVNKCLGLSQVVKFNLLFISMEGESEMHQPTTAGISPQVLHCSGHVRVYDTKTEETSNGLKEPPVPYLVLICDPVPHPSNIEVPLDTKTFLSRHTMDMKFTYCDERITELMGYDPEDLLNRSVYEYYHAMDSDHLTKSHHNCEYESYKFFLTNSIVEVEEQVEVEEAAEKGPDLDVIKLFTQASKARPLASLYDQLKEKPEALTLLAPAAGDTIISLDFSCPDSEMQLLKDAPLYNDVMLPSSSEKLALPLSPLPPSEPLNTRGGFKSEESKAESYPPAPSTTITCHSSSEADSPMDFCFPMDSDMSSDFKLDLVEKLFAIDTEPKTPFNTQAMEDLDLEMLAPYIPMDDDYQLRSLTLDEPLTSGQVKSLKSSPVQVTQQVDSYPSSPFSGVGSSTSSPAPLEPVIVAHLATIIAKR; from the exons ATGACATTACTGCAGAGCCAGTGCACCAACATACATCAACATCTCCAGCAGAAACTGCTGAG GGGGATTGAAAAGTTGGATATCCAGCTAAACCGCGACCTTAAGGCTCTGGATGGCTTCCTCATTGTGCTGTCTGAAGATGGAGACATCATTTATCTCtctgaaaatgtcaacaaatgCCTCGGGCTGTCACAGGTAGTTAAATTTAACCTGCTGTTTATCAGCATGGAAGGTGAGTCAGAAATGCATCAGCC AACCACTGCCGGCATCTCTCCCCAGGTTCTCCACTGCTCAGGTCATGTTCGTGTGTATGACACCAAAACTGAAGAGACCTCTAACGGACTCAAGGAGCCACCTGTCCCCTACCTGGTTTTGATCTGTGACCCCGTCCCCCACCCCTCCAACATCGAGGTCCCCCTGGACACCAAGACCTTTCTCAGCCGCCACACGATGGATATGAAGTTCACGTATTGTGATGAGAG GATCACTGAGCTCATGGGTTATGATCCAGAGGACCTTTTGAATCGTTCTGTGTACGAGTACTATCACGCTATGGACTCTGACCATCTCACCAAGTCTCACCATAACTGTGAGTATGAAtcttacaagttttttttaacaaattccA ttgtgGAGGTGGAAGAGCAGGTGGAagtggaggaggcagcagagaaAGGCCCAGACCTGGATGTGATCAAACTCTTCACCCAGGCGTCCAAGGCTCGGCCACTGGCGAGCCTGTACGACCAGCTGAAGGAAAAGCCTGAGGCCCTCACCCTGCTGGCCCCGGCTGCTGGAGACACAATCATCTCTCTGGACTTTAGCTGCCCTG ATTCAGAGATGCAGCTGCTTAAGGACGCCCCTCTCTACAACGACGTCATGCTTCCCTCCTCAAGTGAGAAGctggctctgcctctctcccccctGCCACCCAGCGAGCCTCTCAACACCAGAGGAGGATTCAAAAGTGAGGAATCTAAAGCGGAGAGCTATCCTCCAGCTCCGTCCACTACAATAACCTGCCACAGCTCCTCAGAG GCTGACAGTCCTATGGACTTCTGTTTCCCTATGGACTCAGATATGAGCTCAGACTTCAAACTAGACTTGGTGGAGAAGCTTTTTGCCATTGACACAGAGCCCAAGACTCCCTTCAACACACAG GCGATGGAAGACTTGGATCTGGAGATGTTAGCGCCCTACATCCCCATGGACGATGACTACCAGCTGCGCAGTCTGACCCTAGATGAGCCTCTGACAAGTGGACAGGTCAAATCCCTCAAGAGTTCTCCAGTCCAAGTCACACAGCAAGTCGACAGCTACCCCAGCTCCCCATTCAGTGGAGTAGGAAGTAGCACAAGTTCCCCGGCACCACTTGAGCCTGTAATTGTTGCTCATCTCGCCACCATCATCGCTAAGAGGTAA
- the LOC128451500 gene encoding serine protease HTRA2, mitochondrial → MAAAAVNRCLLSALRPNTRCRSRGLQSVAGGTVSPASSGPPCGRRGADGDTRLDRRAPCWERRSSRSALLLGSVSVALGLCGLVDRQEEETNRGGSVSRRFVDHILPSAHCASPFKPDSPRYQYNFIADVVEKSTPAVVYIEIVGRHPFSGREVPVSNGSGFIISSDGLIVTNAHVVANKRGVRVKLTNGETFNATVQDVDPVADIATIKINANNPLPTLPLGKSSDVRQGEFVVAMGSPFALRNTITSGIISSVQRGSKELGLSNSNMDYIQTDASIDFGNSGGPLINLDGEVIGINTMKVTAGISFAIPSDHLRGFLDKAAKRKSSRSGDSDTKRRYIGVMMLTLTPSIITELKLRDPSFPNVTHGILIHRVIMGSPANRAGMLPGDVVVEINRVKVNTSEEIYQAVRSSDKITMMVQRGDERLQLQITPEYTE, encoded by the exons ATGGCAGCAGCTGCTGTCAATAGGTGTTTGCTCTCAGCGCTCAGGCCTAACACACGGTGTCGAAGCAGAGGACTTCAGTCTGTGGCCGGGGGGACAGTGAGCCCGGCTTCTTCTGGTCCGCCATGTGGCCGTAGGGGAGCAGACGGAGACACGAGGCTGGACAGGAGAGCCCCTtgctgggagaggaggagcagcagatccGCTCTTCTGCTCGGGTCGGTGTCTGTGGCTCTGGGACTCTGCGGTCTAGtggacagacaggaggaggagacaaacagAGGAGGGTCAGTGTCCAGACGGTTTGTGGATCACATCCTGCCATCAGCTCACTGTGCGTCCCCCTTCAAACCTGACAGCCCCCGGTACCAATACAACTTTATCGCCGATGTGGTGGAGAAGTCCACTCCAGCTGTGGTGTACATTGAAATCGTTGGCAG ACACCCGTTTTCAGGAAGAGAAGTCCCAGTGTCAAATGGCTCTGGTTTCATTATCAGCAGTGATGGTCTCATTGTCACCAATGCCCATGTTGTGGCTAACAAGAGGGGCGTCCGTGTGAAGCTCACCAATGGAGAGACGTTCAACGCCACCGTGCAGGACGTGGATCCGGTGGCAGACATCGCCACCATCAAAATCAATGCAAAC AATCCTTTACCCACGCTCCCCCTTGGCAAATCATCTGACGTTCGGCAGGGAGAGTTTGTGGTCGCCATGGGAAGCCCGTTTGCGTTACGGAATACGATCACGTCGGGAATCATCAGCTCAGTGCAGAGAGGCAGTAAAGAGCTGGGTCTGTCCAACTCGAACATGGACTACATACAGACAGATGCATCCATTGAT TTTGGAAATTCTGGAGGTCCCCTGATTAATCTG GATGGGGAAGTCATCGGTATAAACACCATGAAGGTCACCGCAGGGATCTCCTTTGCTATTCCATCTGATCACCTCAGAGGTTTCCTTGATAAAGCAGCGAAAAGAAAGA GTTCCAGGTCTGGTGACTCAGACACGAAGCGGCGATACATCGGTGTGATGATGCTGACACTGACCCCGAG CATTATTACTGAGTTGAAGTTAAGAGACCCATCCTTCCCTAACGTGACACATGGCATCCTGATTCACAGAGTCATCATGGGCTCTCCGGCCAACAG AGCGGGCATGCTACCTGGAGATGTGGTGGTGGAGATTAACAGAGTGAAGGTGAACACGTCGGAGGAGATCTACCAGGCCGTACGCAGCAGCGACAAAATCACCATGATGGTGCAGAGAGGAGACGAACGGCTTCAACTGCAAATTACTCCCGAGTACACAGAGTGA